The sequence below is a genomic window from Uranotaenia lowii strain MFRU-FL chromosome 2, ASM2978415v1, whole genome shotgun sequence.
ATTGAATTTTACCAACCGAGTCTTTCAAACCCGTTAGACTCGGGTAGAatgtttaaatttctaaaaacgtTTGAAAGGATCATCTGATCTAGTTGGTTGCGCGTAGTCTTCTCCGAATGTTGCAAATCTACTAGCATCACCAATAGTCGAGAAGAAGATATTGAAATGGAGTGAGGTAAAGATGAGAGAActaggaaaagaaaaaaactctGCTGGACGGTTTTGTTTCGAGACATTAGACAAAAACAGATATAGATATTGTTGTTATAATTGTATTTAAagagaaaataacaaaactgataaCGACTCTtactcaaagaaaaaaaaaataaaagcagcATCCCCATTAGAAACAAATAAGcaaaaactcaaaaccaacatgCATGAATAACAAGAAATGTAAATAATTTGCGAAAACTGAATCCAAACACCTCtcccacacaaacacacacacgcACGCAGAAGATACTATTGtgtaaattttatattcgaaTACCTAAGTAATGTAATAATATTTAGCGCTTTATATTTTCTAGACGAAATATGCATGCATTGTGAAAGCAAAAATTGTACGTTTATAAATACGTGAGAGGACTGGCTAGACCCTTTCTATgaaaagaaattattcaaaaaaagtaTATCCATATATTAAAACTACGTCGATCGTACACATCCAAAGCTTTGGAAATgactgtatttttttgtttacttgtgTAGTAATCACTTTTTGTTTGattctaaaaaaatgaaaaacaccaTTCGGACTGCTTGTGTTGAGAACTTCTtactattttatttggcaatcagaaatttcaaactataGTATTCCCAACAGCCCTAgatatattcattttaaagcccTGAGGTCACTTTTTTGATTCAAACGCATGCCATTCTGATCAATCTAAAAACAGATATAGCTAGAAAGTATctaataatgattttaaaagaaattttcatgtacCATCACTAGCTAAGATATCATAGTCCCaacataaaatctctttttttttaacttaattaattttaactgaaaaaaagtaATCCTCAAATCCAACAGCAAATAGTAAGATGATTTCAACGATAATGTCAAaccgaggaaaaaaattaaatcaagagaaaaaaaacgaatgaaattCTTAGTCCAAACACTCATTTACAAACCAAAATTccactccaaaaaaaaaaaaataacttaacggAAGCTTTTTTTCGCGCTGACAAAACCAGCTGTTAATCTACACATAAATTTATCGATTAGGAATTTGATTTCGACTCTAATCTACGAACACAACACAAAACGCTTTAAAATTAGGTATCTTTATCGGAAACGTAGAAGAAGTAAATCGTTCGTGTTTCACTTTCGACTTGTCTCGAACTACCTAGCGGAAAGTTAAATGAAGAAAgcaagcaaaataaaaattaattgaactTAAAGCTTCAACACAACCGCGCGCAGTAGTAGCAGGGCAGAAAGAAGAAAGTGATGTTCTAGTAAGTCTAAAAGTCTAAACCATAGAGTTGCGAAGCAAACGAAAAGTTTAAACAAGGATCTGTGAGATAACTAGTAGATAGTAGTTTTAGGAACATGATGATggtcgaaattttttttgtttcattttcttttttcgttCACAAGACGAGGATGTTTGGCGTGGAATAGACCGAATCCGAATGATGAGGCggtaaggaaaaaaatcgtgagTAGCATTAGGGTTTGTGTGAGGGCGAGTGTGTTTTGCGTTATTTGGTGAGAAGGTAATCCCCTTGAAGGATTTCATGAACATCCATGGTGTGTGGAATCAGCTTTGGATAAAGTTATGTGTAGGGCGATACAATgagtgtgtttgtgtttgtatCGGGTTGTATGTGCGAAGAATGCGTGAACACACTGTGACTGGAATGCAATGAAACAGAGGAAGAAAAAACAGCGTTGGAAGAGAGGAAATATTCATCGCATATGACCCAAATTTGACAGGGTTTGCATTACTTTATTGTATTATAATATTCTATTCTATATTATATGAAAATGAAGGAATAATTAAGATATTAAATAtctatcaaaaattaataaaaatgctGAAGCGCAAATATTGCTGTTAAATCAAAAAGTTTATCATCCGAACATTTCCATGTGGAAAGTGTATCAATATGTCTTATTTTATAAGAAAAGTGTCAAGTATCAGTTTCTAATTTGTTCTCAAAGGATTCTGAATGTGATGACAATTGTGATGTTTTAGTCAATTACAGTAAAAGTGTTAATGTGTCGTACTGTGTGTTTTGGCACGAACTCTAGAAACAATTTGGAACTCGGGTCTAAAATtaacaactgaaaaaaaatggacTCCGTGGCCTATTCCAAAAGTGTAGAATTCGAACCTGCGCTAGGAAGGAACAAGTGCAGTGCCAAATCGGGTTGATTTCATGAAGACAGGACTCAAGCGTCTCATCATGTCAAACATCGGCCTTTTGTGACGTGAAACGAAATTTCACGCATATGACGGAGAAATACTGCAGTCCAGTGAAGAGCCGAGGCATTCTCAAAAAGTGGTCCATTCTGATGGAGGCAACAAGGATatattggcccttattctgcgcctcgagtgacgtgacgatagtagagtcacccaagtcactctattccagcagtcggtttaggtgaggaacgtcacttcggatgaactttgtgagttcttaccctattctcgtagtcaccgtgggtgagaatcgtcgcattcgggtgacgattttaggtgacaattgtcggtaccttttcaggtggcgacgagatagaaattcaatgaaaaatttatgaaacaggaaataatttggctctaaaagttcaacaacattaaagtatgaccattttaaaaacaattatcacGAACAAATCTAGATTTGCTAAACTAATTCGGCGATCGATGaggattgtcggtaccttttcaggtggtgtcgaaaaaaaaatttaacagaacATTTATGTACACGGGAATAAAAGGCTTTAAATAGTTAATTGAATGATAAAGAATGATAGTTTTAaatatgtaagtttttttttatttattgaatttttttttgcaaaatgtaaAAACGTGAAAACACGaacactttgaaaataaaatattagtaATTAGTCCGTTTACTTTCACTATTATCATTAGGATTTTTCCtcgaaatattaaatattttgacgGAATGTGGAATTCAAGTGAAGGATACAGGTGAGGTTTACCGGTATCAATAAGGGAcaagtcagaaaatttaaacaatgaatttCCTTGGAGGTTATAAAGCAAAATAACCCGtcatataaaaatcaattgaattcgcttctttcatttggttcaatgctttattaataaaaatcattttatttacttTGATTAGCCTTTTGTGCACTGGTTGAttaaagcagcagcagccgtcAATTGTGCGTTTGTTTCCGCAGGTTCCGGATTCAGGTTTTTCCTCTTGAGGGCACAAAAATGCGCGTTTTTTCTTCTATGTTCCTTGCTGTCACCATATAACCCGTTTGTGGTCTTTCACGCACCGGAATTTTCACTAACaacttcaaaaatcaggacggaAAATTCGAATCGCGagcaaaaactaatcaaaacataacaatttctaccattttgacagatgtgttcattcggtcgctcacctagaatgaacctctgtcactttactcggatcgactccgggaataaggtgacaaatctcacggtgactccgaggtgaggtgacaatcatcacgtcacgcgcggcgcagaataagggccattgtctctttttttaaatatttctttttatttatttttttttatataaaatttatggAAGTTAGCTTCAGATTGTAAATTATAcatatcggtatcgaattttgaatacggcgaatgcgccaactgtaaacaaatccagataatcacataaatgcgttaaactctttattttacatccgaaaatatgatctccttttaatttttcttattttagtgaagttaaatttaatttttaaaataaggcgaatagctttttttatgagtgtgtaatcccacagttcattcgtccatttcccctcaaaatttcgtcgcgaacaaaagggccaatagttatttcgagatggaaaaagggcattgaagtttttgaaatttgttttcccaggacgaggagaagcacaaatcagcatttataagatcgttgaatgtgctaatgtgttaatgtgatcatttggacccgctttcaagccgaaatttgcttgaatattgcttatttaatgagtgatccaaaaggcgaacagtcattctgcaattcaaaagggcgctccaatttggcgaatgaacaaaatgagagcaccagtctgtggtaaaagggcccacagttatatttattaattttttgaagtaataAGTACCGAAAAGCTATATTGATCGAtcgggtgatgaaattaaatcaatttgaaagcgtcttagcgacttatttaggaaaataattgtacgcagctaaataggaaattgattttattttctgaaacttggaatgcgtttttctcaaaacaaaggtcttggcgcattcgccgtattcaaaattcgataccgatatgCTTCACGAGGACCAATTCGAGTTCAAGTTCATAATATAAGGACTCAACTACATCaagaaatagataaaaaaaaacgttgtatTTTCCAAATCAgatgattaaattttatttacaaaaggtCTCAACATTTTGATAAGTTCATATTTCTCAAAAGAACTCTTAACCGTTAATGACCTTCTTGAAGGCCTGATAGTTAGCCAAAAGAGCCCCAGAAGCGGGATTCAAAGCCGGAACTTTAACGATCGAACCAACCAGGGCTTCGATCTTGGCAACAAATGCTTCCGCTCCACGTCGGGCTTCGCGGGGGCAGCGCCAGGCCAGGGCATCCCGAATGGCATTGCTCCAGTCCTTAAGCTCGGAGATGATCGTCTTTATGACCTTCACCAGAGCGGCGTCTTCACTGTCCGTAAGTTTAGTTCTCAACGTCGCAGCAAAGAAAATGTTGACATCGTTGCGGAACTTGGTTACAGCGTTCAACTTCGTTTGGCCGATAATGCGCGTGTACAGGGGCAAGTTCTTCTGAATGAGGTCCGCATTGGCTTTGGCTGCCTTAGCCAGGTCCGCGATTGCGGTTTGAAGTGCAGCACTTTGAGCAGTGGCagacttttaaaaatacaaaagaaataTGTTAAACAGATTAATcatattgaactttaaaaaaatcttacagcTGCGAGGCAGACAAGACCCAGGAGAATAAGACACTTCATTTTTCAGCTGAACTAGTCAAGAAATCTCTTCCGACAATGATGATTTCCTTGCAGCTGGGGTACCTTATATagtgaaaatttggaattttgaaacaCCTGCTCATCGCTGGATCTAccattttttgttgcttttccTGTGCAACATCTGGAAGTATTTTCGTATTGAGTTGCCCGTCTTCTAAAACACCTTATACCTGgctatgatttttgaaaacaaaaactaataaaaattcttcagatttgagtTACAGTTACAATAGTCTCTACAAATTGTCGGTGCAAATAGCTTACCAGCTTTTACGTTCAACTTAAGCATTCTAGAATTCGTGGATTTATCCGGGCTTGTccggatattcaataaaaaatgcaaGACTAGTCAGGTCCGGCCCGGATGCCCGGATTTTCCAATAGTGGTTGAATTTCACTTAAATtttctcggatattgcccgattTTTGGATTGGCACATTGAAAATCagatgcccggtttttgccagcCTTGCCGAGAATTAATCAAAAGAATCGAAAAAATCTGCTTTAAATGTTGTCACTTTCATCAGTCTATTTTAGTAATCGACACTAGAAAAATTCTGCATTGTTGAAGCAACCTTGCCAGCAAGCAAGCAAATGCCTGATTTTTCTCAGATTCCgatacgttttgaaaaaaaatcgtgaggTCTAACCATGTAAATGAGGTTTAGTGTTTAGAGTGGTTTTTACAATGGTCGAGAAATCACACCATGAATATACCATTAATCGAAATACAACACTTTTGATAGAAAACCATTACAGAACGATCGCGAATATCCATGTGAAAATATTTAACCAAAGTATGTTTTCAACTGGATTTGAACGGCAATTTTAACAGGATTTATCTTATAACAGGAGTATTATACTCGCAGTATTATACTTATAATAAGGGTGGCAAAAATTTCACGATCGagttttgaaaaccgaccataagTTTCTGTTTCTTTTACCCTTAAAAATAACCCAAGGCCAAGcgaaaaccgatttttaccaaatttatagtttttaaaagcttgtaacgtgactaaAATATGATTCTCAGACAACATTCAGCtgcaatcattaattttaaagttattcaaagtctaagaaaaaaatcagaagaaaaacttgcttcgggaaaaaggctGTAAGTCAATTGTTAAgagctcaaaaaaaattcactttgtgcttgagaaagctgaagtcaGAAGCCatatgttgcacatacggaaatatttttctaaaattgctATATGTTTCACCCatgtacacttttttttaatttctgaatattatggcctcaaaaaatgtaaaaaaaaagtgatataaaaccgtacttttcaatgaatcaaccgccaaagctattccagtaacaatatttttttttgtgaaaagtgaattggaaaattgacgtaatttgtgatattttggcatctttagatttataaaacacgaaacacaggATTTTTTATGActattcaaaggtagctgttttttaactttttatcaatctgcattttctgagGCTATTCTAGCAACTAAATTcgactttgcactggatttttgCACCGGATTTTGAGTATACAGCTTCTTATTTCAGCTTTCTCaagcactaagtgaatttttttgcgAATATTGTTtgagaatcatatttgagtcacgttacaagctttccagaacaattttttgttaaaaatcggttgagaaacgaGAGAATTTTAGCGGAAAAAGTGATTGGGGTCATTTGACCTccggcggtataaataggtatgAAAACACCACAtacgtttttcaaaatccacaaactttaaaataaaaaacaattaaaaaataggtgcattttgaaaataaaaatagtcatgaagaaaaatttgcgaaaaaaatatttataacagGAGTTATAGCCATTTGAAGTCTTAGGGGTCCTTAATTTGTTAAGTCGAttctagacaaaaaaaaaatctaagcctgaaaacactaaaattttacattctctaactcaaaaacggctagaccaaattatttaaatttagtatctttgagt
It includes:
- the LOC129742823 gene encoding uncharacterized protein LOC129742823 produces the protein MKCLILLGLVCLAASATAQSAALQTAIADLAKAAKANADLIQKNLPLYTRIIGQTKLNAVTKFRNDVNIFFAATLRTKLTDSEDAALVKVIKTIISELKDWSNAIRDALAWRCPREARRGAEAFVAKIEALVGSIVKVPALNPASGALLANYQAFKKVING